From Pieris napi chromosome 24, ilPieNapi1.2, whole genome shotgun sequence:
cAAACTTTTTTCTGTAATGCCAATACCTTCGtagttatatattactttaccgagcgaATCCGCGCCATTGtcgcaatataaaaaggtcaatcgattaaactatttaaaattaggtatttaatttgGGTCAATTTGGGTAAGaagtaaattaacaattaaaactgtttcacacATTGTGCCAAAAGAGGCCGGCCTTTCATTTAATTGGGTTTTAAGAATCTTTGAGTAATAGCGTtttcatacatatttactACCTATTTTCTAGCTCATCAGCGATAATATAGACGACGTATTATTAGGTATTTGTAGAATTGATATAGGTACATTAGTATTACTTAGTGTGcagattataaaattatagtaattGATGTGTTACGTAGTATTTTAAGAACATTAGGTAGTCTTAAAACAGAGATTAACTGGgtcatattttgtaattggATAGATACAGTTTTGAGTGCCCATTAGGTAGGGCAATTCATTACATATAatcttttgaaattatttatattgccACATTATCTAAATCAATCCTTATCCCCTCCGTAGAAGCTTAATTCCCGGTTACGCGACCGGTTCCTGTATGAAGAAAACCTCAATTACCAAAAAAAGTTCATCAGATTGACCTACTCGATAACTATGCAGCAGATTGATGCCCATATGttcatattgtatataataataataaagctttaattaattccatgcataataaataaaaataaaaagcattttatttcttgctaagagatatacaaaataacattattttctttttacttattttactttacttcaggtgcttttatatttatgggTGCAAGAACCCCTCTCAGCGGAGGgcaaaagcctcctccaaagATGACCATTTTTCCCTGTCTTCGGCTACTCGCATCCAGTGCGTGCCGGCTATCCTTATAACGTCGTCTGACCAGCGTGCATTTGGCCTGCCTCTTTTTCTCTGGCCTGATGGTCCTGGCCATTATACATAGCGACTTACAATGCAAAGAGTTTTAGCATTGAAAGTCGCTATGTATAAAGTGTTGTGGTAATTGTTGTATATGGGTTATGGTCTTGAACTTCCACGGTGACCAACCGGCTTGGAAGATGTTGTTTGGTACTATTCGTTTCTAATATGTTTTCCGTGAGAGAGGGcggtaattgtttattattttcatttgtttgaTCGTGTGGTTCATTGTTGTGGTTTTTGGTAGTTAAGAATCCGAGTATTCCTGGTTTTATAACTCCCTCTGATAGGCTCGACGATCTTTGTAAACCTGATTGGGTTTGAGTTTTGTTCTTTTTATATCCTTGTTGTTTTGGCTCTGAATGCGGAAGATCCCTGTAGTTTGGTGATGTTGATAGAGTTCTTTTCTTGTTGCCTattgttgtttaatttttagagTGTCAGTGTGATCAGTTTATCGCACTTAATAGAGGCGGAATTccctttttgtttttcaatttttatctGTCCTTGCAGTTCCCTTCTTTTAGCTAAAATATGCTGTGGTAAGTCCTCTTTTATGTAGTAAGTCGTGTCTTTTAATACTCTCCTTTGTTTAAAGATTTCTATTTTCGTTCCCAATGAAGTAAATGTAATTGATACAGGTCGGGGTTTTTCTCCTTTCTTTCCTCTTCTCCTGGTTTCTTGAATGTCTCTGCGTTCTAGATCTGCAGAGAAATATTGAGACATGAAACTTAGTATGTGTTTTTCCAAGTCTGCATATGATGTTTCATTTTCCGCGAGtccaaaaattacaatattcctCTGCTTTGACTGTTTTTCCAGAAAATATAGTCTTTTTTCTTGATTATTCAGCTTATCTTTGAGGTTTTCGTATTTTATATCTAATGCGCTAAATTTTTCCTCCAATGtgtagtttatatttttcttgacTGCTGACTGTACAATTGTCGTTTTTTGTTCGTTCAGCtcgttttgaatttttctttcGACGGTGTGGTGGCGATAGTTGATCTTAGTGTGGTAGTATAGCAACTCGTCGCTAGGTGGCGTTAGTTGATCTTAGTGTGATAGTATAGAAACTCGTCACTAGATGGCGTTAATTGGCGAAAAATGTCCGTGTTTCTATgaatgaaatttgaatttttctcatctacaatttttcttttaggTTATTTTTTCTTGTTGGATCACTGTTTTTCGTATTTTAAGCAATGTTCACTAAGTTCTTGCACTAGGTGAATTACGTAATGCACTGTGTAGtgtctttgttttgtttgatttGTCAGTCTTTTCTCACTAATTGTTGTTCACCTTAATACTTAGGTTTTCTTAAAAGTCACTAATTGGTATTCACTTTGCtcttaatattgttttggTGACACTAACTGTACTTTATAGATTTTAACACTTTTTTCACTTTGAATATGTGTTtttagctttttattttaatttgcgGACACGAAGTACTCCGTGGCTCTGTGGCACCCTCCCTCTCTGTTGAATGATAGCCATCTAATTAAATTTCCAATAGCAAATAACGCAACAAATTTTACCTCATTGAGAGATTCCGTTGCGTAAACGGGTAAAGGTAACTCATGTATGACGGATTTTTAATTTCCTTAGATCATATGAAAACTCTTTTCTtcagttattttataatatgagcgttttgaataataaaaataataaatcaattgcGCTACCTTTTATGTCTgggccggttttctcacgatgttttccttcaccgttcgagcgaatgttaaatgcacacatagaaagaaagtccattggtgcacagccggggatcgaacctacgacctcaggcatgagagtcgcacgccgaagccactaggctaacactgctctctACAATAGGGGGTCTTAAAATAAAACGCAGATCAACtttacaattgtttattaagtaACTGAGTATCCACATTTTAAACAAAGAATCggaatgtaaaaaatacaaaatttctcacctttaaaaatactttacaaaattatttacatgaaTACTGTATAAAATACTAGTAGAGAGTACGCTTAGCACAAACTATACGTTCATTCGAGTAGTGAACTAAACAGGACAATTCGAATGCATTGGGCGCTAGACACATCGTTTACGAATACGCGTTACTATCGAATAGTTTGTGGTAAGGGCTAATTATAAGTTATTCTTTGAATAACATTGGTGTTCAGATAATGATACAAGCCATCTTACAACCAAACTTTTATCACAGATCTTTAAACCATTCTCATACAGACATTCAAATAGGCATCGAGCGTGTGCGTTCAAGACAAATCAAAGAAAATACATTATCACAATTTTTGACTCAATACGTTTACGGAGGTCAAACCTGCAAAATTTTGGGACTTATTTTAATACGAATTTAATGATAAACGACTTTTTAAATCAGTAACTAATCTAATCAACGTATTAGCATGTCGATTCGAAGTGGaaactgtaaaaaaatgtttttgataatgttgaaattttcgaaaaattgTCGAAAGACTCTGGCCTGGTCGCAATGCATACTCGTCAGACCGGCAAAATTATGTTTGTAGGATTTTATGTAAAcgcatttaattataaaaggtTTTTCTAATTAGTAACTAATCATATCAACgcttttgaaaaaaaagtcCTTCGGTCGTGAAAAACTGtaaaaaacaacttttggAACGAATGACGGTGCGTGGTTGAAAAATTGTCGAAATTCTCTATTCGCGATACGAATTATGACAATACCATGTGATTACcacaatttttatgtaaaatatcaaTTGTGATGCATGTATTTTCCTTGAATATTcgcttaaatatatttgaactGCCGTATGccatatttaaatcaaacacAAAGCTCCCTTAGTCCTAGAAACGCATGCATAagctaacattaaaatattactaagaAATGGACAGCTTCCCAATTTTGAGAATAACACTAGGCATTGACCTCTAGACAGGAATTCTTTTCGACAGCCATGAACatgaattttgtatgaaaattgtaTGGAAGAAAATGCcaaaaacagatttttttgatttttgtaaACGAATACTTGATGTAACTATCgtaaaattcatcaaaattgtatagaaatataGGTATGGCTATGTCACGCGACCATTTCCAGCGATAGCCCGTCGAAAAGTATCCTTCCTTGACTTCGGTCAATCCTAATGCTAGCCCGATAGATGCGATTGTCAAATTACAATGAATGTCAATTGTCACTGGCTGACAGCCTTGGCTAACTGTTTAAATGAAGgtgaagatttaaaaaaaaaagttgaatgaAGTCAAGTCAACAGTCTAGTCAAGTTGACAACCGCGGATAATGTCAATTGTAATGAGTACAATCGCTGATAATGTCAATTGTAAAGTTTACAATCGCTGATAATGTCAATTATAAAGTTCACAATAGCTGATAATGCCAATTGTAAAGTTTACAATCGCTGATAATGTCAATTGTAAAGTTTACAATCGCTGATAATGTCAATTATAAAGTTCACAATAGCTGATAATGCCAATTGTAAAGTTTACAATCGCTGATAATGTCAATTATAAAGTTCACAATAGCTGATAATGCCAATTGTAAAGTTTACAATCGCTGATAATGTCAATTGTAAAGTTGACAATCGCAAATGGGCTAAAATTcgaaagataaataaaataaatactagaaATTACAaccgaaaattttaaattgtcatgttCATTTCCCTTTGGCACGAGAAAGAGAAAAGAGAAATGCATAAGAAGACAACGAGATCTCAGAAAACTATTCATTTGTCTTAAAAGTTTAATCTCATTTTCACTCTAAGGCccgtaaatataaataatcgggAAATGTCAAAATGTCTTGACAGCTCTCGAAATTTAAGTTGACGGGCCTAAATCGAAATACACCGAGTTATACGACATTTTCGACACGGAGAAAGTGTCAACAGTCTTCGATTAGCACTAGTGTCAGACACTAAAAACACTATTACACATCGCGCAAACAATAAAACTCATACAAGTGCTGTCAGACTTCCGGAACGCGCGTTTTTACAATCCTGGTCCGATGGGTTGGACGATTTTTCCTGTAAGAGAATTCAAAGCTTAGAAGAGAATTTCTAGTAATACTCAGAGTCGAAACTTAGTTCCAAGTATGTCGGaaacatttgaaattaaaattttgaaatctCAAAAGGCCGGCGACGCTATTGCCTTGCCAATGTGAGTGTGCAATGTCAAATTCAAACTCAAATCTTTATTGCATTCCTTATgcacataatttattacaataatgaaTAAAGACCTTGGCTAGGCACAGCAATGTTGTGAGAGGGTCATAAGTCACGCTAATCGCTAAGTCTTAATTCTGAATTGTAAATTTGGAGTGTCCAAAAGTTTTTGGACCACATACTAGATCTGATAAATtagaattgtattaattaaaaaaaaactttcaaaATCAGCTATTTTAGACTTTGTCGAAACTTGACTCTGATTCTTAACCTGATCGTATGGATCCGATGTACTTATGAGGTAGATGAGACcaccattttttaaataattgataatgttacactattacaaaataatatataaaaaattatataggcACAAAACTCACTGGCGCACGCACTACTTCCAAGTGACGTGCACGCACACATACGCGCGAAACGACAAAAATATGTCAGTaaagtttcaataaaaataaatttgaaatgtaaatatgaattttaagataataaatatgtggaattgatatattatatgctacacacttaaaaactaatttttaaagacTTATCTTTTGCCTTAGCAAGGTTCGTTTGacataattgtttttacatATTACCTTGTCtatgattatataaataagcttaaagtaaaaagtagAACTGGAACCTCTTTGATTCACGTATTGATTTCTAAAATGTTTCTAAAAGAGTCTTACGTGCTGTGGTGAGGCGTCATTGGCCGGTGGAAGTGGCAAAGCCAGTCTCAATGCTGTCCAGAAGGAGCGATCGTGAACGTGACGCCAGGGGATGAGACGCGTGCGCCTAACCACTTCTACGAAACGTTCGCCGCCGTCTTTCGCTTCGCGCTTCAACTTTGGCAGGTCCTGAAATTTTTTGGTTCTATTTTAATATCGATAGTGTAAGCTCCATACAATTTAACGTTTATTTCCATAGACAATTCTGTATAATGCCAGAAATTACGTACTTTTATAgtacagggggcaaacgggcagaggTTAATGTTAAGTAACACCCATGAACATTCACTGCCAGAAGGTTCGCAAGGCGgcttttaaagaattggtactctcTTTTCTCGAAGGACCCTAAGGTTAATTGCCTCGGAAGTAACACCAATACAACGGAcaaattgttgttttaaatttattttattattattacttagatgtcatgtggaacatggtgtaatggttgcagatTAGGAACGTTGTTCctaaggagctgcaactatAATATGCTATATGCTATTGCAGAAATATTCGATCTGAAGCTTCTTAATATTTCGGGTAACTTCTCGGTAGTTTCTTAGGTAgcattattgtaaataatatcttCGTCAAATCCAAATACTCATAGTTTTATTTCGTCGGAGACTATTTTGATCGAAAAATAccatatgtatttatgtattttaaaaataataataaacacataaGAAACTCGAAGTTTATTTGTGTTTACAAGCATGGTACGTCACATGTGTGACGCCATCTTGCTTAGAGATGTGTTTTGGCGGGAACTAGAAATTATGATTGCTTAAacggaattaaaaacattacatattaacgtttatatcaaagaaataatttgtaaaatctCACCTGCAGCAAGACAACAACAGGTGGCTGAGGCAACGCCCTGAGCTGGCACAGAGCCGTCAGCAGCTGGTGGGGAGAAGAATATTGAGCTGGAGACAAGACTGCCACTACTGAACGACAACGGGCTGCTTCGCATACGATTTCCTTGTACCCTGCAAATTAATTGACAGTAAGTCATGCATTCGTATACTACACGCATGTTCATAGACAAAATCTTATCAATGGATAGTTTCTTATACACCCATAGGCTAAcaattatgaaattataattaaacttaaaagttACCTTACCAGTCAGTAAGTAATTAAGTGTGTAAGTCGGTAAGTGCGTAAGTAAGTGAGTAAGCCAGTGCGTGAGTAAGTCGGTGCGTAAATAAGTAAGTCGGTAAGTGCTTTAGTAAATGACAAGTTAATAAGTAAGTGCGTAAGTAAGTGAGTAAGCCAGTGCGTAAGTAAGTGCGTAAGTAAGTGAGTAAGCCGGTGCGTAAATAAGTAAGTCGGTAAGTGCGTTAGTAAGTGAATAAGTTAATAAGTAAGTGCGTAAGTAAGTGAGTAAGCCGGTGCGTAAATAAGTAAGTCGGTAAGTGCGTTAGTAAGTGAATAAGTTAATAAGTAAGTGAGTAAGCCAGTAAATAAGTACGTCAGTAAGTGAGTAAGCCAGTGCGTAAGTCAATAAGTAAGTGCATAAGTAGGTGAGTAAGTCAGTAAATAAGTAAGCCACCTTATGGTGATTCAAATCaaaatgtatcaaaaaaaTAGTTCTCCACAAATTTAGCACACATCTTCAaccttttgaatttaaaataactcaCAATTATCCGGGCTGGTGGAGAGCACCGCGGTGTGTACGCGATAATTGTATTTGCAGGCCAAAGTCGGTAGTAAGGCACCACGGACCAATTCGGCATCCACGGATGTCCAACAGACCAACACGTCGAATTCTTTCTCAAGAACTGGAAAAACGGTATTTTCGTATGTTTACATGTAAAACTCAATGTTTCCACACGGactcgaaattaaaaaaaaaactgcatttataacaaaggatatacattattatcaaaagtaagttcttaaaataattatatatgcaCTTATGAAATTGCTAGTtaattttggtattttttttttaaagacaattcacaccaattgacctagtcccatgctaagctggtgaagcttgtgttatgggtactatgCAAcgcatatacatacatattatagatagatagacatataaatacatatttaaacacccaagacctaagcacaacaccaaatgctcatcacatcgatgttcgtctcagccggggatcgaacccggaacccatggattcgcagtcaggggtactaaccactagaccaatgagtcgtcaaaatttttgtgtgttattaattttaataataattataaaactttaatatgtaatgagaaataataaattaaacttttggcTTAAAGAAACTATAATTCTAGATTACTTCGCTTCTTTCTTCTTGCTATACAGATCTTGGTAACACTGATAGGCTGcacaaattttgttattaatgttgaaacttctctcaaaattaggaaaatgtttgaagaaaattcaaaaattttcaTGGCACTCTCCAAATTTGCACAAGACAAGTAATTCTCCTATGCCGGAAATCGAAACAAATGACGTATGCTTGAGGAATAGTGTCAAAACACTTGAAACGACGTAAGTCGAGGAATGCCTGTATATAGATATCCAAgtatagacaattaaaaaaaaagggatttgaattatatatacCTCTAGCTCTATGTTGGGCAGCCGCCGCTCTTGCCCGAGCCTGCCGAGCAGCGAGCAGCAGCCGCGGTGTACAACGCCGATGCAGCACCAGCGCTGATATCAGCAGCAAAACTGCCGCAGCCCCACCCAAGGTTATCGTATGCCAATTGATTTCGCTGCTACCACACCACACTTCAGAACTTAACCATTCTCGATCTAAAAGGTTTAATGAGGTTTAATATTTGGAATTATCGAACTTCTATGTCTATGACCACCGTTTTCTATAATCTACTTAACATAGTACTATTTAATAAACCATAGTTAAATTCTTTTTGCTGAATAATTAACTtattggaataaataaatataaaaacgtattggattttgacatattatGTTTCGACTCTAAATCATTAactttacttaatttattaattgacaAGAAAATTTTCTATTCATTGACGATTtgcaagaattttttttttgttattgacaATTAACAAGAGACATTCCTCTATGCCTTCCATCTAATGCGTTCttcattttcttttgtattagaGAAAGAGATGAGAAGAGAAACTTACTCTTATAATGAACGGTAACATAGCTCCTAGACACAACATCATTGCTGTGTACCACACACACGTACGTCCCGTAGTCTTGGGCGGACAATTTTTCAATGCTTAGATATGAACCGATTATATCTTCTATGTCATctctgaaaaataattaaaaaggtaaGTTTAAGTGTCGTAtcaggggcctcatagcctagcggtcttattaagtggcagctaggtgaggggtaccgggttcgattcccggttcgaaggcaagttttaatttaatttaaatttgttctcggcctttgggagggttgtgcggtaccgggcgattGCCTAAACCATAcctggaggacacggtcgaatctctaaagacaagcacgaattataaaaaatcctatactcgacgctggctaatgcacaaatcgtgccaaagccattaaaaaaaaatgtgtcgtGTCAAGACCGTGTAGGCTCCACATCTATTCTCCACTTGGGGTCCTTCAAGAGTGTACTAATTGCTGTCACTCGCGTTGACACTGACACAATGTCATGTGTCAAGTTAGCTATTGGGCTGAGGACCGTACAGTGTCACCTACTTTTCTTGGCCGGCGGCTGAAATTGGTGCTACCGTCGCcattttaaaatgtcatgtaaTTACTTAGtgcgtacaataaataatcttacTATACACcaacatctaataaaaattcaactaaaatgtattttttattccttgcattattaattacaatggcATAATAGTACAGGTAACAAAACCTATCATATCAGATTTTCCTAAGTTtgtgtcacatttatttaagcatagaactgtattttctagatactagtatacattgttttattaagacatttcaataaagTTAAGTTTGCATGACTTCAAATTATTCCCCTTATAATGGTCagttttatttactggcaataCTAATATCTATTATAGCTTCGCTCTTACCGGCCAAGAAAAATGTGGCACTGTATCAAGCACTGCCTGTATTTATAGCGAACTTGTCATAAACAAGTTCCATGACACTTGGTGTCATCATTCGGCAACGGAACCCGCACAGACTACAAAGTTGAACGAGTTGCGAGCGTACTTTAATATTGGTTGACTTTCAGATTCAAAGATctagtagtaataaattacttttaataaatatggcTATATCATAacatatcaaataattaatatttgcatAGACTAGAACTGATTTcagttgtttttgtgaatttacAAGCTCTGTGATGTATTACgacaatggcagctgacagCGACGCCATTTGTCAATAACAACGACTATAGAATCACTGATTTGACATTGACGTTGccaatttatttgaaatagaaataacaaCAATTAATCAAAAACTCCGCTGTAGTACtctgatatatataatacctgACAGTCTTCACTTCATTTTGCGAGGGTAACAAGTCTCCCTCGGTACCATTAGACCACATCTTCCACCAGCGAAGATCACTCCGTGCGTCGGCTAAGTACGATCTACCTGTAACACGATTTATAAAGTCTAAgtgttaaatgtaattaaatattcccGACTTGATAGAATATCATTGTCAATGGTAACTTTAGATGGGTCTCTCGCTCTCAGAGGCTTTCTCTCTCACACTCTGTTTGCTCTCGTTTccaagtattaaataaaggcTCAATATATTAGTCCACTTTATTTCAAGACATTTCGTCCAATTCcatctattttattagaaaGCTTTGCCAACGGGCATTAAAAACTTACAACTAGAAACGAAAAAATTGCACATTTAAAACACAGCATGCTCTGTacttaataactataaataaataaggtaaatatttataaaacaatacacactaattacaataaatgattaatgaAGCAAGAAATACAAAACTCATTGCAATTTGGAGATAGCTCTTCGAAACTGTGTGTTAGaaatcaattttaaagtttattggtTAACTGACATATTTAAGAAATAgggtaataaaataacaaaaggtTCAGAGTTACAGATCAAAGGGGGATCAATGTAGCTTCTGTCAATTATAAGACCTTATTCATACATTAGCGaaaaatttacagaaaaagaagaaaacaattgttaaacagaataatttcgttttaataaggcggttatttaaaatacacatcGGAGCAATGACGTTACTGACAACTGTCATTATATGTCTCAGAGTATaaagtgcgttttccaattacagcactagagcgcattatgcggcataatgctcaacgttgaatgttccaactacagcaacgcttcgcacaattgagcactctcaaaacTTATGCTCTTGCGTGCTTCTCGCAATcaataccaacacagtgacagaaaattgaccagtgtttttctttaagttggcatttatcgaaattttcgttcgtaaatattatttatttttgaaaaa
This genomic window contains:
- the LOC125061686 gene encoding uncharacterized protein LOC125061686 — encoded protein: MLLLVAFGLVASASCAHAGYCSTNTFPTNSSWMHFTKEPIPFEYGFQDKFKSIHCCVKGYRSIEWFKDGVAYPWSTGVSNLILYPEAANQTLYTRRAAQSDSGNYTCRLSNESNSETHTVRLDILEKPTDAPKTMFISKDQWVEEGSGLRLFCEALIGRSYLADARSDLRWWKMWSNGTEGDLLPSQNEVKTVRDDIEDIIGSYLSIEKLSAQDYGTYVCVVHSNDVVSRSYVTVHYKNREWLSSEVWCGSSEINWHTITLGGAAAVLLLISALVLHRRCTPRLLLAARQARARAAAAQHRARVLEKEFDVLVCWTSVDAELVRGALLPTLACKYNYRVHTAVLSTSPDNWYKEIVCEAARCRSVVAVLSPAQYSSPHQLLTALCQLRALPQPPVVVLLQDLPKLKREAKDGGERFVEVVRRTRLIPWRHVHDRSFWTALRLALPLPPANDASPQHEKSSNPSDQDCKNARSGSLTALV